One part of the Scatophagus argus isolate fScaArg1 chromosome 12, fScaArg1.pri, whole genome shotgun sequence genome encodes these proteins:
- the LOC124068714 gene encoding sodium/potassium/calcium exchanger 3-like isoform X1, with protein sequence MKVPRRPRQTRLLPRFCVCGVAVLAATWIFHFTDVTGSHRPTVDNDISLYKREIIQQKEDNQTDSISKSAVMDFPEDIFTLEQKRHGAVLLHVLCAVYMFHALAIVCDVYFVPSLEKISENLQLSQDVAGATFMAAGSSAPELFTSLIGVFITKGDVGVGTIVGSAVFNVLVIIGICGIFSRQPITLSWWPLFRDAVFYILSIVVLILVIYDEKVMWWETIILISMYGVYIIIMKFNRSLYSLVERHCSRAGQPCLSSLRRTTAVGSVGDCDNDMVPLKPDSCVVAGQDSGVVMVDEMVNLHPHQLSFSEASLRLFITSHFPPFTRLRMAGRMVINERQRLIRARVGPEEGGASGEESSGANGAWGRENGTMAEGDAQPLEGERERGKEVGGERGGGAQPKEEEDEEEEQEEGEEQSAPFKPFVLPDGWCERVKWLLSWPVSILLHCTIPDCSLPRWERCYLLTFLSSTLWIALFSYLMVWMVTIISYTLGIPEVIMGITFLAAGTSVPDCMASLIVARQGMGDMAVSNSIGSNIFDVLLGLGFPWALRTLIVSYGSVVTINSKGLVYSVILLLASVTLTVLCVHLNCWRLDRRLGFCLILLYAIFLMCSIGFERL encoded by the exons ATGAAGGTGCCGCGGAGACCGAGGCAGACGCGCCTCCTCCCGCGGTTCTGCGTCTGTGGAGTCGCTGTGCTCGCAGCCACCTGGATCTTTCACTTCACTGATGTCACAG GGTCCCATAGACCAACTGTGGACAATGACATCTCCTTGTATAAGAGAGAGATCATCCAGCAAAAAGAAGACAACCAGACTGACAGTATTTCTAAATCTG CTGTCATGGATTTTCCTGAAGACATCTTTACTCTGGAGCAGAAGAGACACGGAGCTGTGCTCCTTCACGTTCTCTGC GCTGTCTACATGTTTCATGCGCTGGCCATCGTGTGTGACGTTTACTTTGTGCCATCACTGGAAAAAATATCAGAG AACCTTCAGCTCAGTCAGGATGTTGCCGGGGCAACCTTCATGGCAGCGGGGAGTTCTGCCCCTGAGCTCTTCACCTCTTTGATTG GGGTGTTTATCACGAAGGGAGATGTGGGTGTGGGAACTATCGTGGGATCAGCCGTCTTTAACGTCCTGGTCATCATTGGCATCTGTGGAATCTTCTCCAGACAG CCCATCACTCTGAGCTGGTGGCCTTTGTTTCGTGATGCTGTCTTCTACATCCTTTCCATAGTGGTGCTTATCCTG gtGATCTATGATGAAAAAGTCATGTG GTGGGAGACCATCATCCTGATCTCTATGTACGGAGTCTACATAATAATCATGAA GTTCAACAGATCTCTGTACAGCCTGGTCGAGAGACACTGCAGCAGGGCAGGTCAGCCGTGTCTGAGCAGCCTGCGACGGACGACTGCCGTCGGAAGCGTCGGGGACTGTGACAACGACATGGTGCCGCTGAAGCCAG ATTCATGTGTGGTGGCCGGCCAGGATTCAGGGGTGGTAATGGTGGATGAGATGGTGAACCTGCACCCCCACCAACTTTCATTCTCAGAGGCAAGCCTCCGCCTTTTCATCACCTCGCatttcccccccttcacccgcCTGCGCATGGCAGGACGCATGGTCATCAACGAG AGGCAGAGGCTGATTCGGGCTCGAGTTGGcccagaggagggaggagccTCGGGGGAGGAAAGTTCGGGTGCCAACGGAGCGTGGGGGAGGGAGAACGGGACGATGGCCGAGGGAGACGCGCAGCcgctggagggagagagggagaggggtaAAGAGGTGGGGGGGGAGAGAGGTGGGGGAGCACAGCctaaagaagaggaggatgaggaggaagagcaggaggaaggagaggagcagagcgCTCCTTTCAAGCCTTTCGTCCTGCCAG ATGGTTGGTGTGAGCGTGTGAAGTGGCTGCTCTCGTGGCCCGTGAGCATCCTGCTTCACTGCACCATCCCCGACTGTAGCCTGCCGCGGTGGGAGCGCTGCTACCTCCTCACCTTCCTGTCCTCCACCCTCTGGATAGCCCTCTTCTCCTACCTCATGGTCTGGATG gTGACCATAATCAGCTACACACTTGGAATCCCAGAAGTCATCATGGGCATCACTTTTCTGGCAGCCGGCACCAGTGTCCCTGACTGTATGGCCAGTCTCATCGTCGCCcgacaag GGATGGGTGACATGGCTGTGTCCAACTCCATTGGCAGTAATATCTTTGATGTGCTGCTGGGACTGGGCTTCCCCTGGGCGCTGCGGACTCTCATAGTCAGCTATGGATCAGTG GTGACCATAAACAGCAAAGGCCTGGTGTATTCAGTGATTCTGCTGTTGGCCTCAGTCACACTTACT GTCCTGTGTGTCCATCTGAACTGCTGGAGATTGGATCGAAGGCTGGGATTCTGTCTCATTCTGCTCTACGCCATCTTCCTTATGTGCTCCATCGGCTTCGAGAGGCTgtag
- the LOC124068724 gene encoding uncharacterized protein LOC124068724 isoform X1: protein MDATEKNMTLKELLERIAELDYSKSQLRDLNAEMRHWLDLADDEVTTLRSENDRLRQQVKSLEKIISEAQQVEAEPCRSALSDNLDVKRFNEKEIQELERESTKMKEQNKKLTAELKSLQQERDQDKSSLSKFRVALQTTEWGLEEAQLELQRRDEVIHQTNLQLKHSEETFEEFSNIIKDLRLTNQELRKQLEDRQAEASFAILNDVMVEKEGSLSAPLSFAEEIKLLTSSAEVTASMSDFTDLRHEETETEEQLESHSLTMDLRTQRRAGILESVGRRAGLFMLFIFIIILAFGALGSSTGNFFSINTLWSSAGLMLQPYCSVHYDALPPI from the exons ATGGATGCCACGGAGAAAAATAT gACCCTGAAAGAGCTGCTTGAGAGAATAGCTGAGCTGGATTACAGTAAAAGCCAGCTGAGGGACCTAAATGCTGAGATGAGACACTGGCTGGATCTTGCAGATGATGAGGTGACAACGTTGCGCTCAGAGAACGACCGCCTCAGACAACAAGTGAAAAG CCTGGAAAAGATCATCAGTGAAGCTCAGCAGGTTGAAGCAGAGCCTTGCAGGTCTGCCCTGTCTGATAACCTTGATGTAAAGAGATTCAATGAAAAGGAGATTCAAGAATTG gaGAGAGAATCTACCAAGATGAAGGAACAAAATAAGAAGCTAACCGCAGAG CTCAAGAGCCTCCAGCAAGAAAGAGACCAGGATAAGAGCAGCTTGAGCAAGTTCAGGGTTGCACTTCAAACCACTGAG TGGGGACTGGAAGAGGCTCAGTTAGAGCTGCAGCGTAGGGATGAGGTTATTCATCAG ACAAACTTACAGTTAAAGCACTCAGAGGAAACATTTGAAGAGTTTTCCAACATCATAAAG GATCTCAGGCTGACGAACCAGGAGCTGAGAAAGCAGTTGGAAGACAGACAGGCCGAAGCCTCATT cgCTATTCTGAATGATGTGATGGTAGAAAAGGAAGGATCTCTCAGTGCCCCTCTGTCCTTCGCAGAGGAAATTAAGCTGCTGACCTCCTCAGCAGAAGTGACAGCCAGCATGTCAGACTTCACAGATCTTAGACAT GAGGAAACTGAGACTGAAGAGCAGCTGGAATCTCATAGTCTCACTATGGACCTTCGGACTCAAAG GCGCGCTGGTATCTTGGAGTCAGTCGGCCGGAGAGCGGGACTTTTTATGCTGTTCATCTTCATTATAATTTTGGCCTTTGGGGCTTTGGGAAGCAGTACAGGAAACTTTTTTTCCATCAACACCTTGTGGAGCAGCGCAGGGCTGATGTTACAACCCTACTGCAGTGTGCATTACGACGCTTTACCTCCTATTTGA
- the LOC124068724 gene encoding uncharacterized protein LOC124068724 isoform X3, whose protein sequence is MDATEKNMTLKELLERIAELDYSKSQLRDLNAEMRHWLDLADDEVTTLRSENDRLRQQVKSLEKIISEAQQVEAEPCRSALSDNLDVKRFNEKEIQELERESTKMKEQNKKLTAELKSLQQERDQDKSSLSKFRVALQTTEWGLEEAQLELQRRDEVIHQTNLQLKHSEETFEEFSNIIKDLRLTNQELRKQLEDRQAEASFAILNDVMVEKEGSLSAPLSFAEEIKLLTSSAEVTASMSDFTDLRHVGPSLEHDMHFYYSVHPTYMSDCRLNNKCLLVQCDPV, encoded by the exons ATGGATGCCACGGAGAAAAATAT gACCCTGAAAGAGCTGCTTGAGAGAATAGCTGAGCTGGATTACAGTAAAAGCCAGCTGAGGGACCTAAATGCTGAGATGAGACACTGGCTGGATCTTGCAGATGATGAGGTGACAACGTTGCGCTCAGAGAACGACCGCCTCAGACAACAAGTGAAAAG CCTGGAAAAGATCATCAGTGAAGCTCAGCAGGTTGAAGCAGAGCCTTGCAGGTCTGCCCTGTCTGATAACCTTGATGTAAAGAGATTCAATGAAAAGGAGATTCAAGAATTG gaGAGAGAATCTACCAAGATGAAGGAACAAAATAAGAAGCTAACCGCAGAG CTCAAGAGCCTCCAGCAAGAAAGAGACCAGGATAAGAGCAGCTTGAGCAAGTTCAGGGTTGCACTTCAAACCACTGAG TGGGGACTGGAAGAGGCTCAGTTAGAGCTGCAGCGTAGGGATGAGGTTATTCATCAG ACAAACTTACAGTTAAAGCACTCAGAGGAAACATTTGAAGAGTTTTCCAACATCATAAAG GATCTCAGGCTGACGAACCAGGAGCTGAGAAAGCAGTTGGAAGACAGACAGGCCGAAGCCTCATT cgCTATTCTGAATGATGTGATGGTAGAAAAGGAAGGATCTCTCAGTGCCCCTCTGTCCTTCGCAGAGGAAATTAAGCTGCTGACCTCCTCAGCAGAAGTGACAGCCAGCATGTCAGACTTCACAGATCTTAGACATGTAGGACCTTCTTTGGAACATGATATGCATTTCTATTACTCTGTCCATCCAACTTATATGAGCGATTGCAGGCTTAATAATAAATGCCTCCTTGTACAATGCGACCCAGTTTAA
- the LOC124068714 gene encoding sodium/potassium/calcium exchanger 3-like isoform X2, translating to MKVPRRPRQTRLLPRFCVCGVAVLAATWIFHFTDVTGSHRPTVDNDISLYKREIIQQKEDNQTDSISKSAVMDFPEDIFTLEQKRHGAVLLHVLCAVYMFHALAIVCDVYFVPSLEKISENLQLSQDVAGATFMAAGSSAPELFTSLIGVFITKGDVGVGTIVGSAVFNVLVIIGICGIFSRQPITLSWWPLFRDAVFYILSIVVLILVIYDEKVMWWETIILISMYGVYIIIMKFNRSLYSLVERHCSRAGQPCLSSLRRTTAVGSVGDCDNDMVPLKPDSCVVAGQDSGVVMVDEMVNLHPHQLSFSERQRLIRARVGPEEGGASGEESSGANGAWGRENGTMAEGDAQPLEGERERGKEVGGERGGGAQPKEEEDEEEEQEEGEEQSAPFKPFVLPDGWCERVKWLLSWPVSILLHCTIPDCSLPRWERCYLLTFLSSTLWIALFSYLMVWMVTIISYTLGIPEVIMGITFLAAGTSVPDCMASLIVARQGMGDMAVSNSIGSNIFDVLLGLGFPWALRTLIVSYGSVVTINSKGLVYSVILLLASVTLTVLCVHLNCWRLDRRLGFCLILLYAIFLMCSIGFERL from the exons ATGAAGGTGCCGCGGAGACCGAGGCAGACGCGCCTCCTCCCGCGGTTCTGCGTCTGTGGAGTCGCTGTGCTCGCAGCCACCTGGATCTTTCACTTCACTGATGTCACAG GGTCCCATAGACCAACTGTGGACAATGACATCTCCTTGTATAAGAGAGAGATCATCCAGCAAAAAGAAGACAACCAGACTGACAGTATTTCTAAATCTG CTGTCATGGATTTTCCTGAAGACATCTTTACTCTGGAGCAGAAGAGACACGGAGCTGTGCTCCTTCACGTTCTCTGC GCTGTCTACATGTTTCATGCGCTGGCCATCGTGTGTGACGTTTACTTTGTGCCATCACTGGAAAAAATATCAGAG AACCTTCAGCTCAGTCAGGATGTTGCCGGGGCAACCTTCATGGCAGCGGGGAGTTCTGCCCCTGAGCTCTTCACCTCTTTGATTG GGGTGTTTATCACGAAGGGAGATGTGGGTGTGGGAACTATCGTGGGATCAGCCGTCTTTAACGTCCTGGTCATCATTGGCATCTGTGGAATCTTCTCCAGACAG CCCATCACTCTGAGCTGGTGGCCTTTGTTTCGTGATGCTGTCTTCTACATCCTTTCCATAGTGGTGCTTATCCTG gtGATCTATGATGAAAAAGTCATGTG GTGGGAGACCATCATCCTGATCTCTATGTACGGAGTCTACATAATAATCATGAA GTTCAACAGATCTCTGTACAGCCTGGTCGAGAGACACTGCAGCAGGGCAGGTCAGCCGTGTCTGAGCAGCCTGCGACGGACGACTGCCGTCGGAAGCGTCGGGGACTGTGACAACGACATGGTGCCGCTGAAGCCAG ATTCATGTGTGGTGGCCGGCCAGGATTCAGGGGTGGTAATGGTGGATGAGATGGTGAACCTGCACCCCCACCAACTTTCATTCTCAGAG AGGCAGAGGCTGATTCGGGCTCGAGTTGGcccagaggagggaggagccTCGGGGGAGGAAAGTTCGGGTGCCAACGGAGCGTGGGGGAGGGAGAACGGGACGATGGCCGAGGGAGACGCGCAGCcgctggagggagagagggagaggggtaAAGAGGTGGGGGGGGAGAGAGGTGGGGGAGCACAGCctaaagaagaggaggatgaggaggaagagcaggaggaaggagaggagcagagcgCTCCTTTCAAGCCTTTCGTCCTGCCAG ATGGTTGGTGTGAGCGTGTGAAGTGGCTGCTCTCGTGGCCCGTGAGCATCCTGCTTCACTGCACCATCCCCGACTGTAGCCTGCCGCGGTGGGAGCGCTGCTACCTCCTCACCTTCCTGTCCTCCACCCTCTGGATAGCCCTCTTCTCCTACCTCATGGTCTGGATG gTGACCATAATCAGCTACACACTTGGAATCCCAGAAGTCATCATGGGCATCACTTTTCTGGCAGCCGGCACCAGTGTCCCTGACTGTATGGCCAGTCTCATCGTCGCCcgacaag GGATGGGTGACATGGCTGTGTCCAACTCCATTGGCAGTAATATCTTTGATGTGCTGCTGGGACTGGGCTTCCCCTGGGCGCTGCGGACTCTCATAGTCAGCTATGGATCAGTG GTGACCATAAACAGCAAAGGCCTGGTGTATTCAGTGATTCTGCTGTTGGCCTCAGTCACACTTACT GTCCTGTGTGTCCATCTGAACTGCTGGAGATTGGATCGAAGGCTGGGATTCTGTCTCATTCTGCTCTACGCCATCTTCCTTATGTGCTCCATCGGCTTCGAGAGGCTgtag
- the LOC124068724 gene encoding uncharacterized protein LOC124068724 isoform X2 encodes MDATEKNMTLKELLERIAELDYSKSQLRDLNAEMRHWLDLADDEVTTLRSENDRLRQQVKSLEKIISEAQQVEAEPCRSALSDNLDVKRFNEKEIQELERESTKMKEQNKKLTAELKSLQQERDQDKSSLSKFRVALQTTEWGLEEAQLELQRRDEVIHQDLRLTNQELRKQLEDRQAEASFAILNDVMVEKEGSLSAPLSFAEEIKLLTSSAEVTASMSDFTDLRHEETETEEQLESHSLTMDLRTQRRAGILESVGRRAGLFMLFIFIIILAFGALGSSTGNFFSINTLWSSAGLMLQPYCSVHYDALPPI; translated from the exons ATGGATGCCACGGAGAAAAATAT gACCCTGAAAGAGCTGCTTGAGAGAATAGCTGAGCTGGATTACAGTAAAAGCCAGCTGAGGGACCTAAATGCTGAGATGAGACACTGGCTGGATCTTGCAGATGATGAGGTGACAACGTTGCGCTCAGAGAACGACCGCCTCAGACAACAAGTGAAAAG CCTGGAAAAGATCATCAGTGAAGCTCAGCAGGTTGAAGCAGAGCCTTGCAGGTCTGCCCTGTCTGATAACCTTGATGTAAAGAGATTCAATGAAAAGGAGATTCAAGAATTG gaGAGAGAATCTACCAAGATGAAGGAACAAAATAAGAAGCTAACCGCAGAG CTCAAGAGCCTCCAGCAAGAAAGAGACCAGGATAAGAGCAGCTTGAGCAAGTTCAGGGTTGCACTTCAAACCACTGAG TGGGGACTGGAAGAGGCTCAGTTAGAGCTGCAGCGTAGGGATGAGGTTATTCATCAG GATCTCAGGCTGACGAACCAGGAGCTGAGAAAGCAGTTGGAAGACAGACAGGCCGAAGCCTCATT cgCTATTCTGAATGATGTGATGGTAGAAAAGGAAGGATCTCTCAGTGCCCCTCTGTCCTTCGCAGAGGAAATTAAGCTGCTGACCTCCTCAGCAGAAGTGACAGCCAGCATGTCAGACTTCACAGATCTTAGACAT GAGGAAACTGAGACTGAAGAGCAGCTGGAATCTCATAGTCTCACTATGGACCTTCGGACTCAAAG GCGCGCTGGTATCTTGGAGTCAGTCGGCCGGAGAGCGGGACTTTTTATGCTGTTCATCTTCATTATAATTTTGGCCTTTGGGGCTTTGGGAAGCAGTACAGGAAACTTTTTTTCCATCAACACCTTGTGGAGCAGCGCAGGGCTGATGTTACAACCCTACTGCAGTGTGCATTACGACGCTTTACCTCCTATTTGA
- the LOC124068724 gene encoding centrosomal protein of 85 kDa-like isoform X4 translates to MDATEKNMTLKELLERIAELDYSKSQLRDLNAEMRHWLDLADDEVTTLRSENDRLRQQVKSLEKIISEAQQVEAEPCRSALSDNLDVKRFNEKEIQELERESTKMKEQNKKLTAELKSLQQERDQDKSSLSKFRVALQTTEWGLEEAQLELQRRDEVIHQTNLQLKHSEETFEEFSNIIKDLRLTNQELRKQLEDRQAEASFAILNDVMVEKEGSLSAPLSFAEEIKLLTSSAEVTASMSDFTDLRHEETETEEQLESHSLTMDLRTQRYFTLTS, encoded by the exons ATGGATGCCACGGAGAAAAATAT gACCCTGAAAGAGCTGCTTGAGAGAATAGCTGAGCTGGATTACAGTAAAAGCCAGCTGAGGGACCTAAATGCTGAGATGAGACACTGGCTGGATCTTGCAGATGATGAGGTGACAACGTTGCGCTCAGAGAACGACCGCCTCAGACAACAAGTGAAAAG CCTGGAAAAGATCATCAGTGAAGCTCAGCAGGTTGAAGCAGAGCCTTGCAGGTCTGCCCTGTCTGATAACCTTGATGTAAAGAGATTCAATGAAAAGGAGATTCAAGAATTG gaGAGAGAATCTACCAAGATGAAGGAACAAAATAAGAAGCTAACCGCAGAG CTCAAGAGCCTCCAGCAAGAAAGAGACCAGGATAAGAGCAGCTTGAGCAAGTTCAGGGTTGCACTTCAAACCACTGAG TGGGGACTGGAAGAGGCTCAGTTAGAGCTGCAGCGTAGGGATGAGGTTATTCATCAG ACAAACTTACAGTTAAAGCACTCAGAGGAAACATTTGAAGAGTTTTCCAACATCATAAAG GATCTCAGGCTGACGAACCAGGAGCTGAGAAAGCAGTTGGAAGACAGACAGGCCGAAGCCTCATT cgCTATTCTGAATGATGTGATGGTAGAAAAGGAAGGATCTCTCAGTGCCCCTCTGTCCTTCGCAGAGGAAATTAAGCTGCTGACCTCCTCAGCAGAAGTGACAGCCAGCATGTCAGACTTCACAGATCTTAGACAT GAGGAAACTGAGACTGAAGAGCAGCTGGAATCTCATAGTCTCACTATGGACCTTCGGACTCAAAGGTATTTCACTTTAACTTCATAA